In Blastopirellula marina, the following proteins share a genomic window:
- the rbfA gene encoding 30S ribosome-binding factor RbfA yields the protein MASRRTLKAASAIREVVSMAILTQLRDPRVKDVTVTKVEVAGDMRNAKVYVSIMGDEKKQQLCLNGLRRSAGFLQSCINDRIDTRYIPKLEFEIDKGVKQALEVSRILKEVLPPSEDEDDSEEVMADEDWEPEDEDSEESS from the coding sequence ATGGCGTCTCGTCGAACATTGAAAGCCGCATCTGCGATTCGGGAAGTTGTCAGCATGGCAATCCTGACGCAGCTGCGCGACCCGCGCGTCAAAGACGTGACGGTAACCAAAGTGGAAGTGGCGGGCGACATGCGCAACGCCAAGGTCTATGTTTCCATTATGGGAGACGAAAAGAAGCAGCAGCTCTGCCTCAATGGTCTCCGCCGCTCGGCCGGCTTCCTGCAGTCGTGCATTAATGACCGTATCGACACGCGTTACATTCCCAAGCTCGAGTTCGAAATCGATAAGGGAGTGAAACAGGCACTGGAAGTCAGCCGCATTCTGAAAGAAGTTCTGCCGCCGTCGGAAGACGAGGATGACTCGGAAGAGGTAATGGCAGACGAAGACTGGGAACCAGAAGACGAGGACTCGGAGGAGTCTTCGTAG
- the infB gene encoding translation initiation factor IF-2 — MPIRIYALAKELQVDSKQLVDICNRAGVTGKGSALASLDDDELVKVKAFMNKDSGGGGSSRGSQSRPEADEPMRPERPVQPAKPSRIRTLGGPLGNKMRPKEDESQSPHEEEFVEESGAVAHEETTQPAEITAREESPTPQREAAPELDEVVAEKPSAAGAEPGTSDDQEASAPREEVDPDAPVRSIRRGDYIAIGSQRKVRTLGGGGGPKKEDDRDKPKPKPKKVTPVVKIAKMPTAPAPKQPTETKEPAAQKPIMQLPKEAIKGAKKGQKAPLEEFTKLHEKKRKSKDRKSSADIEEVTDVRDDGESTAKGKGKGKGKSTGMAGMAGSRDARTQGRKRSKSISADGGDGDEVRGRRHRPRREKAGPKVSTAAPRKTDVALELPCTLREFSEATGLPAQVVQRTLMSFGQMVTINAMLDAETAELIAAEHGVDLKIKEPESIEDTLISQIEDQVDDEGDLVERPPVVTFLGHVDHGKTSLLDKIIGLNVVSGEAGGITQHIRAYIVDKGEKKIAFVDTPGHEAFTEMRARGANVTDIAVLIVAADDGVMPQTEEAISHAKAAEVPIIVALNKMDVPGANPEKALQQLSQHGLLPAEWGGDVEVVKTSAITGEGVDTLLETILLTSEIHEYKANPNRDAVGVCLEAEQESDRGVLAKVIVNNGTLKVGDVVVCGSTFGRIKAMYDTLDARKRLDEAPPSTPVNVTGFDEAPAAGEKFYVLRDIADAREIAEMRSDRSRADKLGGHTVKVSFEDFQERLQSGNLAGDDAGIVYLNIILRSDTRGSIEAIQKELDKLDHPEVKVRVMQATVGGVTVADVTLASASNAVIVAFNVIPDEAARSLADDRGVEIRRYDIIYKVTEDIKLLLEGQLRPESRVTELGRALVQRTFTVSRIGTIAGCRVLGGTIERGCRIRVNRDGRGIGDYPLDSLKREKDDAKEVREGYECGIKLAGFNDIKEGDILEAFKVEEFARTLES; from the coding sequence GTGCCCATACGAATTTACGCGTTAGCTAAAGAGCTTCAGGTAGATAGCAAGCAACTCGTCGACATCTGCAATCGTGCAGGCGTTACCGGGAAAGGGTCTGCACTTGCCAGCCTGGACGATGACGAACTGGTCAAAGTCAAGGCATTCATGAACAAGGATTCCGGTGGCGGCGGCAGTAGCCGTGGCTCGCAAAGCCGACCGGAAGCCGACGAACCGATGCGTCCTGAACGCCCGGTCCAGCCAGCCAAGCCCTCTCGAATCCGCACCCTCGGCGGTCCTCTGGGCAACAAGATGCGTCCGAAAGAGGACGAATCGCAATCGCCTCACGAAGAAGAATTTGTGGAAGAGAGCGGAGCCGTCGCTCATGAGGAGACCACCCAGCCGGCAGAAATAACGGCCCGGGAAGAGTCACCAACTCCGCAGCGCGAAGCTGCCCCTGAGCTTGACGAAGTCGTCGCTGAAAAGCCATCCGCCGCCGGTGCTGAGCCTGGCACGTCTGACGACCAAGAAGCTTCCGCGCCTCGCGAGGAAGTAGACCCAGACGCCCCTGTTCGCAGCATTCGCCGTGGCGATTACATCGCTATTGGCTCGCAGCGTAAGGTTCGCACCCTGGGTGGTGGCGGCGGTCCGAAGAAAGAAGACGACCGCGACAAGCCCAAACCAAAGCCGAAGAAGGTTACGCCGGTCGTTAAGATCGCCAAGATGCCGACCGCACCGGCCCCCAAGCAGCCGACCGAAACGAAAGAGCCGGCCGCTCAGAAGCCGATCATGCAGCTTCCCAAGGAAGCCATCAAAGGTGCCAAGAAGGGGCAGAAAGCGCCTCTCGAAGAATTCACCAAGCTGCACGAAAAGAAGCGAAAGTCCAAAGACCGCAAGTCTTCAGCGGACATAGAAGAAGTAACAGATGTGCGCGACGATGGCGAATCGACAGCCAAGGGCAAAGGCAAAGGTAAAGGCAAGTCAACCGGTATGGCTGGCATGGCCGGCAGCCGCGATGCCCGAACCCAAGGCCGCAAACGCTCCAAATCCATTTCCGCCGACGGGGGAGATGGTGATGAAGTGCGAGGACGCCGTCATCGACCACGCCGCGAAAAGGCTGGCCCCAAGGTTTCGACCGCCGCACCGCGCAAGACAGACGTCGCGCTGGAACTGCCATGCACGCTGCGTGAGTTCTCTGAAGCGACCGGTCTGCCGGCCCAGGTTGTCCAGCGGACGCTCATGTCATTTGGCCAAATGGTTACCATCAACGCCATGCTCGATGCCGAAACGGCTGAACTGATTGCAGCCGAACACGGCGTCGATCTTAAGATCAAAGAACCGGAGTCGATCGAAGACACCCTCATCTCGCAGATCGAGGACCAAGTCGACGACGAAGGCGATCTGGTCGAACGTCCTCCGGTTGTCACGTTCCTGGGTCACGTTGACCACGGTAAAACGTCTCTGCTGGATAAGATCATCGGCCTCAACGTCGTTAGCGGCGAAGCAGGCGGTATCACCCAGCACATTCGGGCCTACATCGTCGACAAGGGCGAGAAGAAGATTGCCTTCGTCGATACGCCGGGTCACGAAGCGTTTACTGAAATGCGTGCCCGTGGTGCGAATGTTACCGACATTGCCGTGCTGATTGTGGCCGCCGACGATGGTGTGATGCCACAAACGGAAGAAGCCATCAGTCACGCGAAAGCGGCTGAAGTGCCCATCATCGTGGCCTTGAACAAGATGGACGTCCCCGGTGCCAACCCCGAAAAAGCCCTGCAACAGTTGTCGCAGCATGGCTTGTTGCCGGCGGAATGGGGTGGTGACGTGGAAGTCGTGAAGACCAGTGCCATCACCGGCGAAGGGGTCGACACGCTGCTGGAAACCATCTTGCTGACCTCGGAAATCCACGAATACAAAGCCAACCCTAACCGCGATGCCGTCGGCGTTTGTTTGGAAGCCGAACAAGAGTCGGACCGTGGTGTGCTCGCCAAGGTGATCGTGAACAACGGTACGCTGAAAGTGGGCGACGTGGTCGTGTGCGGTAGCACCTTCGGTCGTATTAAAGCGATGTACGACACGCTGGATGCACGCAAGCGTTTGGATGAAGCACCTCCTTCTACCCCGGTGAACGTCACTGGTTTCGATGAAGCTCCGGCTGCCGGTGAAAAGTTCTACGTGCTACGCGATATCGCCGATGCCCGCGAGATCGCCGAAATGCGATCAGACCGGTCCCGCGCCGATAAGCTTGGCGGCCACACTGTCAAGGTTTCGTTCGAGGACTTCCAGGAACGTCTGCAGTCGGGCAACCTGGCCGGCGACGATGCTGGTATCGTCTACCTGAACATCATCTTGCGATCGGATACGCGTGGTTCGATCGAAGCGATTCAGAAAGAACTCGACAAACTCGATCACCCCGAAGTCAAGGTTCGCGTGATGCAGGCCACCGTCGGTGGCGTGACCGTCGCCGACGTGACGCTCGCTTCCGCTTCGAATGCGGTTATCGTGGCGTTCAATGTCATTCCGGATGAAGCCGCTCGCAGCCTGGCAGATGATCGCGGCGTCGAAATTCGCCGTTACGACATCATCTACAAGGTGACCGAGGACATCAAACTGCTGCTCGAAGGCCAATTGCGGCCTGAATCCCGTGTGACCGAACTGGGACGTGCCTTGGTTCAGCGGACCTTCACCGTCAGCCGTATCGGTACCATCGCCGGTTGCCGCGTTTTGGGTGGCACCATCGAACGTGGTTGCCGTATTCGGGTTAACCGCGACGGACGTGGTATCGGCGACTATCCGTTGGATTCGCTCAAGCGAGAAAAGGACGATGCCAAGGAAGTGCGCGAAGGCTACGAGTGTGGTATCAAGCTCGCCGGCTTCAACGACATCAAGGAAGGGGACATTCTCGAAGCTTTCAAGGTCGAGGAATTCGCTCGTACCCTGGAAAGCTAA